A stretch of the Bacillus anthracis str. Vollum genome encodes the following:
- a CDS encoding tRNA threonylcarbamoyladenosine dehydratase, which produces MLHQFSRNELAFGKEGLEILKNSTVGILGIGGVGSFAAEALARSGVGRLVLVDKDVVDITNVNRQIHALVSTVGRSKVELMKERIADINPECEVIGLEMFYTDETYEEFFKHGLDFVVDASDTITFKIHLIKQCLRRKIKIISSMGAANKMDPTRFRIADISKTHTDPIAKVIRTKLRKEGIKKGVKVVFSDENPIVIREEVRKEIVPDENAKIRKAKLPPSSNAFVPSVAGLIMASHVVRERIKNVEVKRVGQE; this is translated from the coding sequence ATGTTACATCAATTTTCACGTAATGAATTAGCCTTCGGTAAAGAAGGACTTGAAATATTAAAAAATAGTACAGTTGGTATTTTAGGAATTGGCGGCGTAGGTTCTTTTGCAGCTGAAGCGTTAGCGCGTTCTGGCGTAGGGCGTCTCGTATTAGTTGACAAAGACGTTGTAGATATTACAAACGTGAACCGTCAAATTCATGCTTTAGTATCTACTGTAGGGCGTTCAAAAGTAGAATTAATGAAAGAGCGTATCGCAGACATTAACCCAGAGTGTGAAGTAATTGGACTAGAAATGTTTTATACAGATGAAACATATGAAGAGTTCTTTAAGCATGGTTTAGACTTCGTAGTGGATGCATCTGATACGATTACGTTCAAAATTCATTTAATTAAACAATGTTTACGTCGTAAAATTAAAATTATCTCAAGTATGGGTGCAGCAAATAAAATGGATCCAACTCGTTTTCGTATTGCGGACATCTCTAAAACACATACAGATCCAATTGCGAAAGTAATCCGTACGAAGCTTCGTAAAGAGGGCATTAAAAAAGGTGTGAAAGTTGTTTTCTCTGACGAAAATCCAATCGTAATTCGTGAAGAAGTACGTAAAGAAATTGTACCAGACGAAAATGCAAAAATTCGTAAAGCGAAATTACCGCCTTCATCAAATGCATTCGTACCATCTGTGGCAGGCTTAATTATGGCAAGTCACGTTGTACGTGAACGCATTAAAAACGTAGAAGTGAAACGTGTAGGGCAAGAATAA
- the relA gene encoding GTP diphosphokinase yields the protein MANEQVLTAEQVLEKASQYLVDEDIELVARAYEYARDAHSEQYRKSGEPYIIHPIQVAGVLVDLHMDPATVSAGFLHDVVEDTEITLEDIEREFNKEIAMLVDGVTKLGKIKYKSHEQQQAENHRKMFIAMAQDIRVILIKLADRLHNMRTLKHLPQEKQRRIANETLEIFAPLAHRLGISTIKWELEDTSLRYLNPQQYYRIVNLMKRKRAEREEYLDEVMTGIREKLDEVAIQPEISGRPKHIYSIYRKMALQNKQFNEIYDLLAVRVVVNSIKDCYAVLGIIHTCWKPMPGRFKDYIAMPKANLYQSLHTTVIGPKGDPLEVQIRTKEMHEIAEFGIAAHWAYKEGKTAETTGTLEKKLTWFRQILEWQNEASNAEEFMESLKIDLFSDMVFVFTPKGDVMELPLGSVPIDFAYRVHSEIGNKTIGAKVNGKMVTLDYKLKTGDIIEILTSKHSYGPSQDWVKLAQTSHAKNKIRQFFKKQRRDENIEKGRELVEKEVRSLEYEMKEVLAPDNLKRVAEKFNFANEEDMFAAVGYNGITASQIVTRLTDKFRKQREEEEIVEVKEVRKPMKIRKWDSGVKVSGADNLLIRLSKCCNPVPGDDIVGYITKGRGVSIHRRDCVNVHTEEAIERLLEVEWEGSPEKEIEYNVDIEISGYDRRGLLNEVLQAVTETKTYISAVSGRSDRNKMATINMSISIRNLQHLKKVVERIKRVPEIYAVRRMMH from the coding sequence ATGGCAAATGAGCAGGTACTAACAGCTGAACAGGTACTCGAGAAAGCAAGTCAATATTTAGTGGATGAAGATATTGAGCTAGTAGCACGTGCCTATGAATATGCACGCGATGCACATAGCGAACAATACAGAAAATCGGGTGAACCGTACATTATTCATCCAATTCAAGTTGCAGGTGTTTTAGTTGATTTACACATGGATCCAGCTACAGTATCAGCAGGTTTCTTACATGATGTAGTAGAAGATACAGAGATTACATTAGAAGATATTGAACGGGAATTTAATAAAGAAATTGCTATGCTTGTCGATGGTGTGACAAAGCTCGGAAAGATTAAATATAAATCTCATGAGCAACAACAAGCAGAAAACCATCGCAAAATGTTTATTGCAATGGCTCAAGATATTCGAGTTATTTTAATTAAACTAGCTGATCGTCTTCATAACATGCGTACATTGAAACATTTGCCTCAAGAGAAGCAGCGTCGCATTGCGAATGAAACGTTAGAAATCTTTGCACCTTTGGCACATAGACTCGGAATTAGTACTATTAAATGGGAGCTAGAGGATACGTCACTTCGCTATTTAAATCCACAGCAATATTATCGTATTGTAAATTTAATGAAGCGTAAACGTGCAGAACGTGAAGAGTATTTAGACGAAGTAATGACTGGTATTCGTGAGAAATTAGACGAAGTTGCAATTCAACCAGAGATTTCTGGAAGACCAAAACATATTTACAGTATTTATCGTAAAATGGCACTGCAAAATAAACAGTTCAATGAAATTTACGATTTATTAGCTGTACGTGTCGTTGTAAATAGTATTAAAGATTGTTATGCAGTACTTGGAATTATTCATACGTGCTGGAAGCCGATGCCAGGTCGTTTTAAGGATTATATTGCAATGCCGAAAGCAAATCTATATCAATCTCTTCATACGACTGTAATTGGACCGAAAGGTGATCCGCTTGAAGTGCAAATTCGTACGAAAGAAATGCATGAGATTGCAGAATTCGGGATCGCGGCACACTGGGCGTATAAAGAAGGAAAAACAGCAGAAACAACAGGTACATTAGAGAAGAAACTTACATGGTTCCGTCAAATATTAGAATGGCAAAATGAAGCTTCTAATGCAGAAGAGTTTATGGAGTCGTTAAAAATTGATTTATTCTCTGACATGGTATTCGTCTTTACACCGAAAGGCGATGTAATGGAATTGCCACTTGGATCTGTTCCAATTGACTTTGCATATCGTGTGCATTCAGAGATTGGGAATAAAACAATTGGTGCAAAAGTAAACGGGAAAATGGTGACACTTGACTATAAATTAAAAACAGGTGACATCATTGAAATTTTAACATCGAAACATTCGTATGGACCAAGTCAAGATTGGGTGAAACTAGCTCAAACATCTCATGCAAAAAACAAAATACGTCAATTCTTTAAGAAGCAACGTAGAGATGAAAATATTGAAAAAGGCCGTGAACTTGTTGAGAAAGAAGTGCGGAGCCTAGAGTATGAGATGAAAGAAGTGTTAGCTCCTGACAATTTAAAACGTGTTGCTGAAAAATTCAACTTTGCAAATGAAGAAGATATGTTTGCAGCAGTTGGATATAATGGCATCACTGCATCACAAATTGTTACGCGACTAACGGACAAGTTCCGTAAGCAACGTGAAGAAGAAGAGATTGTTGAAGTTAAAGAAGTTCGTAAACCGATGAAAATTCGAAAATGGGATTCTGGCGTTAAAGTGAGCGGTGCGGATAATTTATTAATTCGTTTATCAAAATGCTGTAACCCAGTACCTGGTGATGATATCGTTGGATATATTACGAAAGGCCGAGGCGTATCAATTCACCGCCGTGATTGTGTAAATGTTCATACAGAAGAAGCGATAGAACGTTTATTAGAAGTAGAGTGGGAAGGTAGTCCTGAAAAAGAAATTGAGTATAACGTTGATATTGAAATTTCAGGTTACGATCGCCGTGGTTTATTAAACGAAGTATTACAAGCTGTTACAGAGACGAAAACGTACATTTCAGCAGTTTCTGGTAGAAGTGACCGTAATAAGATGGCGACAATTAATATGTCAATCTCTATTCGTAACTTACAGCACTTGAAAAAAGTAGTAGAACGCATTAAACGTGTTCCAGAAATTTATGCAGTACGACGCATGATGCATTAA
- a CDS encoding D-tyrosyl-tRNA(Tyr) deacylase, with the protein MRVVLQRSKEASVTVDGEIVGQIPFGLTLLVGITHEDTEKDATYIAEKIANLRIFEDESGKMNHSVLDVEGQVLSISQFTLYGDCRKGRRPNFMDAAKPDYAEHLYDFFNEEVRKQGLHVETGKFGAMMDVSLINDGPVTLIVESK; encoded by the coding sequence ATGAGAGTTGTTTTACAACGATCAAAAGAAGCGTCTGTCACAGTAGACGGTGAGATCGTAGGACAAATTCCGTTCGGTTTAACATTACTAGTTGGCATTACGCATGAAGATACAGAAAAAGATGCAACTTACATTGCAGAAAAAATTGCGAACTTACGTATTTTTGAAGATGAGAGCGGAAAGATGAACCATTCTGTACTCGATGTAGAAGGACAAGTTCTATCCATCTCGCAATTCACATTATACGGAGATTGCCGCAAGGGAAGACGTCCAAACTTTATGGATGCTGCCAAACCTGACTATGCAGAGCATTTATATGATTTCTTTAATGAAGAAGTTCGTAAGCAAGGATTGCATGTAGAAACAGGGAAGTTCGGAGCAATGATGGATGTTTCTTTAATCAATGATGGTCCGGTTACCTTAATTGTGGAAAGTAAATAA
- the hisS gene encoding histidine--tRNA ligase: MSIQIPRGTQDILPGTVELWQYIEGQAREICRRYNYKEIRTPIFEHTELFLRGVGDTTDIVQKEMYSFQDRGERSLTLRPEGTAPVVRSYVENKMFGDATQPTKLYYIGQMFRYERPQAGRYRQFVQFGIEAIGSNDPAIDAEVIALAVEFYRGMGLKNIKVVLNSLGDAASRQAHRDALIAHFEPRIGEFCSDCQSRLEKNPLRILDCKKDRNHELMGTAPSITEYLNEDSAVYYDKVQELLTMMDVPFEKDPNLVRGLDYYQHTVFEIMSEAEGFGAITTLSGGGRYNGLVQEIGGPEMPGIGFAMSIERLIMALKAENIELPIEHSIDCYVVALGEKAKDHAAKVAFDLRKAGLAVEKDYLDRKMKAQFKSADRLKAKFVAVLGEDELDKGIINLKDMATGEQEEVALDVFASYVAEKLI; encoded by the coding sequence ATGTCTATTCAAATCCCACGCGGAACGCAAGATATTCTTCCAGGCACTGTTGAGTTATGGCAGTATATCGAAGGGCAAGCACGCGAAATTTGCCGTCGTTACAATTATAAAGAAATTCGTACACCGATCTTTGAACACACTGAGTTATTTTTACGTGGTGTTGGTGATACGACAGATATCGTGCAAAAAGAAATGTACTCATTCCAAGATCGTGGAGAGCGTAGTTTAACATTACGTCCAGAAGGCACTGCACCTGTTGTACGTTCTTACGTTGAAAACAAAATGTTCGGTGACGCAACACAACCAACGAAATTATATTATATCGGTCAAATGTTCCGTTATGAAAGACCACAAGCAGGTCGCTATCGTCAATTCGTACAATTCGGTATTGAAGCAATCGGTAGTAACGATCCTGCAATTGATGCGGAAGTAATTGCACTTGCTGTAGAGTTTTACCGCGGCATGGGCTTAAAAAATATTAAAGTTGTATTAAACAGCTTAGGTGATGCGGCGAGCCGTCAAGCGCACCGTGATGCGTTAATTGCACACTTTGAGCCACGTATCGGTGAGTTCTGTTCTGACTGTCAATCTCGTTTAGAAAAGAACCCTCTTCGTATTTTAGATTGTAAGAAGGACCGTAACCATGAATTAATGGGAACAGCACCATCTATTACAGAATACTTAAACGAAGATTCAGCAGTATACTACGACAAAGTTCAAGAACTATTAACGATGATGGATGTTCCATTTGAAAAAGATCCGAACTTAGTACGTGGTTTAGACTACTACCAGCACACTGTTTTTGAAATTATGAGTGAAGCAGAAGGTTTCGGTGCGATCACTACACTAAGCGGTGGTGGCCGTTATAACGGACTTGTACAAGAAATCGGTGGACCAGAAATGCCAGGTATCGGTTTTGCGATGAGTATTGAACGTTTAATTATGGCGCTAAAAGCTGAAAACATCGAATTACCAATTGAACATAGTATCGATTGTTACGTTGTAGCGCTTGGTGAAAAAGCGAAAGACCATGCTGCAAAAGTTGCGTTTGATCTTCGTAAAGCTGGATTAGCAGTTGAAAAAGATTATTTAGATCGCAAAATGAAAGCACAATTTAAATCAGCAGATCGTCTAAAAGCGAAATTCGTAGCTGTACTAGGGGAAGATGAGTTAGATAAAGGCATCATTAACTTAAAAGATATGGCAACAGGCGAACAAGAAGAAGTAGCATTAGATGTGTTTGCTTCATACGTAGCAGAGAAATTAATATAG
- a CDS encoding replication-associated recombination protein A: protein MKQPLAHRMRPTNIQEVIGQQHLVGEGKILWRMVQANHFQSMILYGPPGTGKTSIASAIAGSTGTPFRLLNAVTHNKKDMEVVVQEAKMHRHLVLILDEVHRLDKAKQDFLLPHLESGLLTLIGATTSNPFHAINSAIRSRCQIFELHALTEEDLLIGLKRALEDKEKGLGEYDVTVTPEALHHFANASGGDMRSAYNALELAVLSSFTTDDKAAEITLEIAEECLQKKSFVHDKGGDAHYDVLSAFQKSVRGSDVNAALHYLARLIEAGDLQSIGRRLLIMAYEDIGLASPQAGPRTLAAIESAERVGFPEARIPLANAVIELCLSPKSNSAYKALDAALHDLRNGQTGDIPSHLKDSHYKGAEALGRGIGYLYPHDQPNGWVQQQYLPDKIKNKQYYKPKTTGKFEQALSTVYERLQSSNKTKNKG, encoded by the coding sequence ATGAAACAACCACTCGCACATCGAATGCGCCCTACAAATATTCAAGAAGTTATCGGACAACAACATTTAGTTGGCGAAGGAAAAATTTTATGGCGAATGGTCCAAGCGAATCATTTTCAATCTATGATTTTATATGGCCCTCCAGGCACTGGAAAAACATCTATCGCGAGCGCAATTGCCGGAAGTACCGGAACCCCTTTTCGCCTATTAAACGCTGTTACTCATAATAAAAAAGATATGGAAGTTGTCGTACAAGAAGCAAAGATGCATCGACACCTCGTTTTAATTTTAGATGAAGTACACCGTCTAGATAAAGCAAAGCAGGATTTTCTATTACCTCATTTAGAAAGCGGACTTCTTACCTTAATTGGTGCAACGACGAGTAATCCCTTCCATGCGATAAACTCCGCTATTCGAAGTCGTTGTCAAATCTTCGAATTACACGCATTAACAGAAGAGGATCTTTTAATTGGCTTAAAACGAGCACTTGAAGATAAAGAAAAAGGTCTTGGGGAATATGATGTAACTGTTACGCCTGAAGCATTACATCACTTTGCAAATGCATCAGGCGGAGATATGCGTTCCGCTTATAATGCACTTGAACTAGCTGTTTTATCTAGCTTTACAACTGATGACAAAGCTGCGGAAATCACGCTAGAAATCGCAGAAGAATGCTTACAAAAAAAGAGCTTCGTTCATGATAAAGGTGGAGATGCTCATTATGACGTATTATCGGCATTTCAAAAATCGGTGCGCGGAAGCGATGTAAATGCAGCACTTCATTATTTAGCACGTCTTATTGAAGCTGGTGATTTACAAAGCATCGGTAGACGTCTTCTTATTATGGCATATGAAGATATTGGACTTGCTAGCCCGCAAGCTGGACCGCGTACACTAGCAGCTATAGAATCAGCGGAACGAGTTGGATTCCCAGAAGCACGCATACCACTTGCAAATGCTGTTATCGAGCTTTGCTTATCACCTAAATCGAACTCAGCTTATAAAGCACTTGATGCTGCATTACACGATTTACGTAACGGTCAAACAGGCGATATCCCAAGTCATTTAAAAGATAGTCATTATAAAGGCGCAGAGGCACTTGGAAGAGGCATTGGATACTTATACCCACACGACCAACCAAATGGCTGGGTACAACAACAATACTTACCTGATAAAATAAAAAACAAACAATATTATAAACCAAAAACGACAGGAAAATTTGAGCAAGCACTTTCTACTGTATATGAAAGATTACAAAGTTCGAATAAAACAAAAAATAAAGGGTAA
- a CDS encoding RsfA family transcriptional regulator: MKTRQDAWTKEDDLLLAETVLRHIRSGSTQIKAFDEVGDALNRTSAACGFRWNAEVRPNYEDAVQLAKKQRKELKRSEAKIEKEHFTKTKQLVIDAEFSEDIAPSKQELTMQNVISFLQNLEHTNPSLAKLQTENDVLQAQLTSLQKTNDELETKLAVLTKKQQAIEEDYAMLVRIMDRARKLVSVEEQEEQIAPIFKTDQNGNLDIIYSAEN; the protein is encoded by the coding sequence ATGAAAACACGTCAAGATGCATGGACAAAAGAAGACGATCTCCTTTTAGCCGAAACTGTTTTACGGCATATTCGCAGCGGCAGTACACAAATAAAAGCATTCGATGAAGTCGGCGATGCTTTAAACCGGACTTCCGCAGCTTGCGGATTTAGATGGAATGCTGAAGTGAGACCGAACTACGAAGATGCGGTGCAACTTGCAAAAAAACAACGGAAAGAATTAAAGCGCTCTGAAGCTAAAATAGAAAAAGAGCATTTCACGAAAACGAAACAACTCGTAATCGATGCTGAGTTTTCTGAAGATATTGCGCCAAGTAAACAAGAACTTACAATGCAAAATGTCATCTCGTTTTTGCAAAACTTAGAGCATACCAACCCTTCGCTCGCAAAGTTACAAACTGAAAATGATGTACTACAAGCTCAGCTCACTTCCTTGCAAAAAACGAATGATGAGCTTGAAACTAAATTAGCCGTACTCACAAAAAAACAACAAGCAATCGAAGAAGATTACGCAATGCTTGTTAGAATTATGGACCGTGCTCGAAAACTTGTTTCAGTCGAAGAACAAGAAGAGCAAATTGCTCCGATTTTCAAAACAGATCAAAATGGAAATTTAGATATTATATATTCTGCAGAGAATTAA
- a CDS encoding adenine phosphoribosyltransferase, whose amino-acid sequence MDFKQHIAIVPDYPKEGIVFKDITPLMNDGKAYKAATDAIVEYAKERDIDLVVGPEARGFIIGCPVSYALEVGFAPVRKLGKLPREVITVDYGKEYGKDVLTIHKDAIKPGQRVLITDDLLATGGTIEATIKLVEELGGVVAGIAFLVELTYLDGRKMLDGYDVLVLEKY is encoded by the coding sequence ATGGATTTCAAGCAACATATCGCAATTGTACCGGACTATCCAAAAGAAGGTATCGTGTTTAAAGACATTACACCGTTAATGAACGACGGTAAAGCATACAAAGCAGCAACAGATGCAATCGTTGAGTATGCAAAAGAGAGAGACATCGACCTTGTAGTAGGTCCAGAAGCTCGTGGTTTTATTATTGGTTGCCCAGTTTCTTACGCATTAGAAGTAGGATTTGCGCCAGTTCGTAAATTAGGAAAATTACCACGTGAAGTAATTACAGTTGACTACGGTAAAGAATATGGTAAAGATGTTTTAACAATCCATAAAGATGCAATTAAACCAGGCCAACGCGTATTAATTACAGATGATCTATTAGCTACAGGTGGAACAATCGAAGCGACAATTAAGCTAGTTGAAGAGCTAGGCGGAGTTGTAGCAGGAATTGCATTCTTAGTAGAACTTACTTACTTAGATGGTCGTAAAATGTTAGATGGTTACGATGTATTAGTATTAGAAAAATACTAA
- the cymR gene encoding cysteine metabolism transcriptional regulator CymR, giving the protein MKISTKGRYGLTIMIDLAKKFGEGPISLKSIAQAHDLSEHYLEQLISPLRNARLVKSTRGAYGGYVLSDQPANITAGDVIRVLEGPISVVEMIEEEEPAQRQLWMRVRDAVQEVLDSTTLEDLVRYEEENHGGYMFYI; this is encoded by the coding sequence ATGAAGATTTCAACGAAAGGCCGCTACGGCTTAACAATTATGATCGATCTTGCAAAAAAGTTTGGTGAAGGTCCGATTTCATTAAAATCAATTGCGCAGGCACATGACTTATCGGAACATTACTTAGAGCAATTAATTTCACCACTTCGTAACGCGCGTCTAGTAAAGAGTACGCGCGGGGCATATGGCGGATATGTATTATCAGATCAGCCGGCTAACATTACAGCTGGGGATGTAATCCGTGTGTTAGAGGGTCCGATTAGTGTTGTAGAAATGATAGAAGAAGAAGAGCCAGCACAACGCCAATTATGGATGCGTGTTCGTGATGCGGTGCAAGAAGTGTTAGATAGTACAACGTTAGAAGATTTAGTACGTTATGAGGAAGAAAATCACGGGGGCTATATGTTTTACATTTAA
- the aspS gene encoding aspartate--tRNA ligase — protein MAERTHACGKVTVEAVGQTVQLKGWVQKRRDLGGLIFIDLRDRTGIVQVVFNPETSKEALEVAETIRSEYVLHVEGTVVERGEGAINDNMATGRIEVQATKVSVLNAAKTTPIIIADDTDASEDVRLKYRYLDLRRPVMFNTFKMRHDVTKTIRNFLDTEEFLEVETPILTKSTPEGARDYLVPSRVHDGEFYALPQSPQLFKQLLMVGGFERYYQVARCFRDEDLRADRQPEFTQIDIEASFLTQDEILDMMERMMTKVMKDAKGVEVSAPFPRMKYADAMARYGSDKPDTRFEMELTDLSEFAAGCGFKVFTSAVESGGQVKAINAKGAASKYSRKDIDALTEFVKVYGAKGLAWLKVEEDGLKGPIAKFFGEEDASVLMNTLEATAGDLLLFVADKKSVVADSLGALRLRLGKELELIDESKFNFLWVTDWPLLEYDEDADRYFAAHHPFTMPFREDVELLETAPEKARAQAYDLVLNGYELGGGSLRIYERDVQEKMFKALGFSQEEAQEQFGFLLEAFEYGTPPHGGIALGLDRLVMLLAGRTNLRDTIAFPKTASASCLLTEAPSPVAEAQLEELNLKLNVKEEK, from the coding sequence GTGGCTGAAAGAACACATGCATGTGGAAAAGTAACAGTAGAAGCAGTTGGACAAACAGTTCAATTAAAAGGTTGGGTACAAAAACGCCGTGATTTAGGTGGATTAATCTTTATCGACTTACGTGATCGTACAGGTATCGTACAAGTTGTATTTAACCCAGAAACATCAAAAGAAGCGCTAGAGGTAGCAGAAACAATTCGTAGCGAATACGTATTACACGTAGAAGGTACAGTTGTTGAGCGTGGTGAAGGCGCAATTAATGACAATATGGCAACAGGTCGTATTGAAGTACAAGCAACGAAAGTAAGCGTATTAAATGCAGCGAAAACAACGCCAATCATTATTGCTGATGATACAGATGCATCAGAAGATGTACGTTTGAAATATCGTTATTTAGACTTACGTCGTCCTGTAATGTTTAACACATTCAAAATGCGTCACGACGTAACGAAAACAATTCGTAACTTCTTAGATACAGAAGAGTTCTTAGAAGTGGAAACACCAATTTTAACGAAGAGCACACCAGAAGGCGCTCGTGACTATTTAGTACCAAGTCGTGTACATGACGGTGAATTCTATGCATTACCACAGTCTCCACAGCTATTTAAACAGCTTCTTATGGTCGGTGGATTTGAGCGTTACTATCAAGTAGCACGTTGTTTCCGTGACGAAGATTTACGTGCGGATCGTCAACCAGAATTCACGCAAATCGATATCGAGGCTTCATTCTTAACACAAGATGAAATTTTAGATATGATGGAGCGCATGATGACGAAAGTTATGAAGGATGCAAAAGGTGTAGAAGTTAGCGCACCATTCCCTCGTATGAAATATGCTGATGCAATGGCTCGCTACGGCTCTGATAAGCCAGATACACGCTTTGAAATGGAACTAACAGACTTATCTGAGTTTGCAGCAGGTTGTGGCTTTAAAGTATTTACAAGTGCTGTAGAAAGCGGCGGACAAGTAAAAGCAATTAATGCAAAAGGTGCTGCGAGCAAATACTCTCGCAAAGATATCGATGCATTAACTGAATTCGTAAAAGTATACGGTGCAAAAGGTTTAGCTTGGCTTAAAGTGGAAGAAGACGGCTTAAAAGGACCAATCGCGAAATTCTTCGGTGAAGAAGATGCGAGCGTGTTAATGAATACATTAGAAGCTACTGCTGGTGACTTATTACTATTCGTAGCAGATAAGAAGAGCGTTGTTGCAGATAGCTTAGGCGCACTTCGTTTGCGTCTAGGTAAAGAGCTTGAGTTAATTGACGAAAGTAAATTTAACTTCCTATGGGTAACGGATTGGCCACTTCTTGAGTACGACGAAGATGCAGATCGTTACTTCGCAGCTCACCACCCATTCACAATGCCATTCCGTGAAGATGTTGAGCTATTAGAAACAGCACCAGAAAAAGCACGTGCACAAGCATATGACCTTGTATTAAACGGTTATGAGCTTGGCGGTGGATCACTTCGTATTTACGAGCGTGACGTACAAGAAAAAATGTTCAAAGCACTTGGATTCTCACAAGAAGAAGCACAAGAGCAATTCGGATTCTTATTAGAAGCATTCGAATACGGTACGCCACCACACGGTGGTATCGCATTAGGTTTAGACCGTCTTGTTATGTTACTTGCAGGCCGTACGAACCTTCGTGATACAATTGCATTCCCGAAAACAGCAAGCGCAAGCTGCTTATTAACAGAAGCTCCAAGCCCAGTTGCAGAAGCACAGCTTGAAGAGCTGAACTTGAAGTTGAACGTGAAAGAAGAGAAGTAA